A part of Rhodamnia argentea isolate NSW1041297 chromosome 8, ASM2092103v1, whole genome shotgun sequence genomic DNA contains:
- the LOC125316309 gene encoding uncharacterized protein LOC125316309 has protein sequence MTIDQYEVEFARLSKYVSWMVENPIDKARRFRDRMRPDLHSQMIALDIKTYDGLYQKGRMIERDMKERDAASGLRFNPIGDNWNFNRSPTMNNRRFVPPVKKGIRKPAYQNNPSRRRCERKHGNGPCPSQMGACFKCGRMGHRARECGQHITRPQFQPPRPHPRLQVGAAPPANLNRPPAQGQVYTMARKETEDAPGVVTSKISLCGYTTYALFNPGESHSFMSTQFAELAGIKLKPLDIVLHVTTPLKAKVLVSLGCPNYKIVIDGKEELIDLAVLHMFDLDVIIGMDWLGKHRAVMDCGSGVIEFRPIGHPRFKFVGSRGGTSAPLISLLKVTKLLDEECEDYLAAVVDPTREKSKIEDITVVRNFPDVFPQELFGIATEREIEYVIELAPETKPISKAPYRMSLLELKELKVQIQELLDKGFIYPSASPWGAPVLFVRKKDGSLRLCIEYRQLNQVTIKNKYPLPRIDDLFDQLQGASVLSEIDLRTGYHQLRIKKENIPKTAFRTRYGHYEFTVMPFSLTNAPAAFMDIIHRVFKEFLDQFVIVFIDNILIYSKSFEEHEQHLRIVLRTLREHLLYAKFSKYKFWLNEVTFPGHVNLEMESR, from the coding sequence ATGACAATCGATCAATACGAAGTTGAGTTCGCAAGATTGTCAAAGTATGTATCTTGGATGGTTGAGAATCCCATAGACAAAGCTCGAAGATTCCGAGACAGAATGAGACCGGATCTCCATAGCCAGATGATAGCCCTAGACATAAAGACCTATGACGGGCTATATCAAAAGGGTCGAATGATCGAAAGAGATATGAAAGAAAGGGATGCCGCTTCTGGATTGCGGTTCAACCCTATCGGGGATAATTGGAACTTCAACAGGAGCCCAACGATGAATAATAGGAGGTTTGTCCCTCCAGTTAAGAAGGGTATTAGGAAACCCGCCTATCAGAATAACCCAAGCCGTCGTCGATGTGAACGAAAGCACGGAAATGGACCTTGCCCAAGTCAGATGGGAGCATGCTTCAAATGTGGCCGGATGGGCCATCGTGCGAGGGAATGCGGACAACATATTACGAGACCCCAATTTCAACCGCCGCGACCCCATCCTAGACTACAAGTTGGAGCTGCTCCTCCGGCCAATCTGAATAGGCCGCCGGCTCAAGGACAAGTGTATACTATGGCACGCAAAGAGACGGAGGATGCGCCTGGTGTAGTCACAAGTAAGATTTCTTTATGTGGATATACTACTTATGCCTTGTTTAACCCCGGAGAGTCGCATTCTTTCATGTCCACGCAATTTGCTGAATTGgctggaattaaattgaaacCGTTGGATATAGTATTGCATGTTACCACCCCTTTAAAGGCTAAAGTGTTAGTCTCATTGGGGTGCCCGAACTATAAAATAGTTATCGATGGTAAGGAAGAATTGATTGACTTGGCTGTCCTACACATGTTTGATTTGGACGTCataattgggatggattggttgggtaagCATAGAGCTGTTAtggattgtggtagcggggtgatcgaGTTCCGTCCAATCGGTCACCCTAGATTTAAATTTGTAGGGAGTCGAGGAGGGACCTCGGCCCCTTTGATCTCGTTACTTAAAGTGactaagctattagatgaagaaTGCGAAGATTATTTAGCTGCAGTAGTTGATCCCACAAGGGAGAAATCGAAGATAGAGGACATAACCGTGGTGCGCAactttcccgatgtctttccgcAAGAATTGTTTGGGATTGCCACCGAAAGAGAAATAGAGTACGTAATCGAGTTAGCTCCTGAAACAAAGCCGATCTCGAAGGCACCTTATAGAATGTCCCTATTGGAGTTGAAGGAGTTGAAGGTCCAAATACAAGAACTACTGGACAAGGGATTTATTTATCCTAGCGCATCTCCATGGGGAGCGCCGGTACtatttgtaaggaaaaaggacgggtcattACGCTTATGCATAGAATATAGGCAATTGAATCAAGTAActattaagaacaagtatccgttACCAAGGATAGACGACCTGTTTGATCAATTACAAGGAGCATCAGTGCTCTCAGAGATTGACTTAAGAACGGGGTATCACCAattgaggatcaagaaagagAATATACCGAAAACGGCATTTAGGACAAGATATGGGCATTACGAGTTTACGGTCATGCCGTTTAGTTTAACCAATGCCCCAGCTGCTTTCATGGACATCATACATCGAGTGTTTAAGGAATTTTTGGATCAATTCGTCATCGTGTTCATTGACAACATCTTGATTTACTCCAAGAGCTTTGAAGAGCATGAGCAACACTTAAGAATTGTTCTACGGACGTTAAGGGAACACTTGCTTTACGCTAAGTTTAGCAAGTACAAGTTTTGGCTCAATGAGGTAACATTCCCTGGACATGTGAATCTGGAaatggaatctcggtag